The following proteins are co-located in the Tardibacter chloracetimidivorans genome:
- a CDS encoding isocitrate lyase translates to MSYNAQITQLDELIRGHNGAWGGISAEAVARMRLQNRFKTGLDIARYTAKIMRQDMAAYDANPANYTQSLGCWHGFIGQQKMISIKKHFGTTKSRYLYLSGWMVAALRSEFGPLPDQSMHEKTSVPALIEELYTFLRQADARELGMIFREIDAARAAGDSAKERELLDKAENYETHVVPIIADIDAGFGNAEATYLLAKKMIEAGACALQIENQVSDEKQCGHQDGKVTVPHEDFIAKIRACRYAFLELGVEDGIIVARTDSLGAGLTKQIAFSREPGDLGDQYNSFLDCEEITDIASVNGDVIINRDGKLMRPKRLPSNLYQFREGTGEDRCVLDCITSLQNGADLLWIETEKPHVEQIAGMVDRIREVVPDAKLVYNNSPSFNWTLNFRQQVYDRWAKEGKDVSGFERDALMSVIYDNTELAAEADEKIRTFQADAAKRAGIFHHLITLPTYHTAALSTDNLAKEYFGRAGMLGYVLNVQRQEIRQGIACVKHQNMSGSDIGDDHKEYFAGEAALKAGGAHNTMNQFA, encoded by the coding sequence ATGTCCTACAATGCGCAGATCACCCAGCTTGATGAGCTGATCCGGGGCCATAACGGCGCCTGGGGCGGCATCAGCGCGGAGGCCGTCGCCCGCATGCGGTTGCAGAACCGGTTCAAGACCGGCCTCGACATCGCGCGCTACACCGCCAAGATCATGCGCCAGGACATGGCTGCCTATGACGCAAATCCTGCGAACTACACCCAGTCGCTGGGCTGCTGGCACGGCTTTATCGGCCAGCAGAAGATGATCTCCATCAAGAAGCATTTCGGCACCACCAAAAGCAGGTATCTTTACCTGTCGGGCTGGATGGTCGCCGCGCTGCGTTCGGAGTTTGGGCCGCTGCCGGACCAGTCGATGCATGAAAAGACCAGTGTTCCCGCGCTGATCGAGGAACTTTACACCTTCCTCCGCCAGGCCGATGCGCGCGAGCTGGGCATGATCTTCCGCGAGATCGACGCCGCCCGCGCGGCCGGCGACAGCGCGAAGGAAAGGGAGCTGCTGGACAAGGCCGAGAATTACGAGACCCATGTCGTTCCGATCATCGCCGACATCGACGCCGGCTTCGGTAATGCGGAGGCGACCTATCTCCTCGCCAAGAAGATGATCGAGGCGGGTGCCTGCGCGCTTCAGATCGAAAATCAGGTGTCGGATGAAAAGCAGTGCGGCCACCAGGATGGCAAGGTCACCGTTCCGCACGAGGATTTCATCGCGAAGATCCGCGCCTGCCGCTACGCCTTTCTGGAACTGGGCGTCGAGGACGGGATCATCGTCGCGCGCACCGATTCGCTGGGCGCGGGCCTCACCAAGCAGATCGCCTTCAGCCGCGAGCCGGGCGACCTTGGCGACCAGTACAACAGCTTCCTCGATTGCGAGGAAATCACCGACATCGCCAGCGTCAACGGTGACGTCATCATCAACCGCGACGGCAAGCTGATGCGGCCGAAGCGGCTGCCGTCGAACCTCTATCAGTTCCGCGAAGGGACGGGTGAGGACCGTTGCGTGCTCGATTGCATCACCTCGCTCCAGAATGGCGCGGACCTGCTGTGGATCGAGACGGAAAAGCCGCATGTCGAGCAGATCGCCGGCATGGTCGACCGCATCCGCGAGGTCGTTCCCGACGCGAAGCTGGTCTACAACAACTCGCCGTCGTTCAACTGGACGCTCAATTTCCGCCAGCAGGTTTACGATCGCTGGGCGAAGGAAGGAAAGGATGTGTCGGGCTTTGAGCGTGACGCGCTGATGAGCGTGATCTACGACAACACCGAGCTGGCGGCCGAGGCGGACGAAAAGATCCGCACCTTCCAGGCGGATGCGGCGAAGCGCGCGGGCATTTTCCACCACCTCATCACTCTGCCCACCTACCACACGGCGGCGCTGTCGACCGACAATCTCGCCAAGGAATATTTCGGTCGGGCCGGTATGCTCGGATATGTCCTCAACGTGCAGCGGCAGGAAATCCGCCAGGGCATCGCCTGCGTGAAGCACCAGAACATGTCCGGCTCCGACATCGGCGACGACCACAAGGAGTATTTCGCGGGCGAAGCGGCGTTGAAGGCGGGCGGAGCCCATAATACGATGAACCAGTTCGCATAG
- a CDS encoding ABC transporter ATP-binding protein, whose amino-acid sequence MNDGNTLSGPKIALQGVVKRFGRKTVLDGIDLSVDPGESLVVIGGSGSGKSVMLKCILGLMKVDEGRILVDGEDVTRMSGRELQRVRGRFGMLFQGGALFDSLPVWRNVTFALSKGSGGHAAEMRRIALENIEKVGLGAEVLDLRPSELSGGMQKRVALARAIAGHPEILFFDEPTTGLDPIRAHSINSLIVSLVRDLGITAVTITHDMASARTIAHRVAMLKDGRIIWSGPTSELESSGNDYVDDFVRGRSKSVTI is encoded by the coding sequence ATGAACGACGGCAACACCCTTTCCGGGCCAAAGATCGCGCTTCAGGGCGTGGTCAAGCGCTTTGGCCGCAAGACCGTGCTGGATGGAATCGACCTCAGCGTCGATCCGGGCGAATCGCTTGTCGTGATCGGCGGGTCCGGCTCCGGCAAGTCGGTGATGCTGAAGTGCATCCTGGGCCTGATGAAGGTGGATGAAGGCCGCATATTGGTGGACGGCGAGGACGTGACCCGCATGAGCGGGCGCGAGCTTCAGCGGGTGCGCGGCAGGTTCGGCATGTTGTTTCAGGGCGGCGCGCTGTTCGATTCGCTGCCGGTGTGGCGCAACGTCACCTTCGCGCTCAGCAAGGGCAGTGGCGGCCATGCGGCGGAGATGCGGCGCATCGCGCTGGAAAATATCGAAAAGGTCGGGCTTGGTGCGGAGGTGCTGGACCTGCGCCCGTCGGAACTTTCGGGCGGCATGCAGAAGCGGGTCGCGCTCGCCCGCGCCATCGCGGGCCATCCGGAAATCCTGTTCTTCGACGAGCCGACGACCGGGCTGGACCCGATCCGCGCCCATTCGATCAACAGCCTGATCGTCAGCCTTGTACGCGATCTCGGGATCACGGCCGTCACCATCACCCATGACATGGCGAGCGCGCGGACCATCGCGCATCGCGTGGCGATGCTCAAGGACGGGCGGATCATCTGGTCCGGGCCGACATCCGAGCTTGAATCCAGCGGCAATGATTATGTCGATGATTTCGTCCGCGGCCGTTCGAAATCGGTGACCATCTAG
- a CDS encoding class I SAM-dependent methyltransferase translates to MTLFDDRYGYPGEYALLKCVSCGHHRLATEMNGDEIGDLYTNYYPRSSFDVEAWSPPREEGRLRVWWSGLKASAFRWVPRDVTILDVGCGFGEALGYHRARGCDAHGIEADRNILRVAQRHGLNVTAGLFEAACYAPQKFDIVTLDQVIEHASDPAALLRNVHQVLKPGGQAIVSTPNPNGWGAKLFGRRWIHWHAPYHLNYFTRHSMKRLAAKVGFDVEFVRVVTNSAWIEYQWAHLVTFPRQGHASPFWGSEKLSLPQRMALKMFRLIGYTGVNHLIARLADAFGVGDNVVYVLRKS, encoded by the coding sequence TTGACGCTGTTCGATGATCGGTACGGTTATCCTGGCGAATACGCATTGCTTAAATGTGTATCCTGCGGCCACCATCGTCTGGCCACGGAAATGAACGGCGACGAAATCGGTGATCTTTATACTAACTACTATCCTCGCTCCTCATTTGACGTGGAAGCATGGTCCCCACCACGCGAGGAAGGACGTTTACGTGTCTGGTGGAGCGGGCTGAAGGCATCCGCTTTCCGCTGGGTACCGCGTGACGTAACGATTCTCGATGTTGGATGTGGCTTCGGCGAAGCGCTTGGCTACCATCGGGCGCGGGGATGTGACGCTCATGGCATCGAGGCCGATCGTAACATTTTACGCGTCGCGCAACGGCACGGACTCAATGTTACGGCGGGCCTGTTCGAGGCGGCCTGCTATGCTCCACAGAAGTTCGATATTGTCACGCTCGACCAGGTGATCGAGCATGCATCTGATCCGGCGGCCCTTTTGCGGAACGTTCATCAGGTATTGAAACCCGGCGGGCAGGCTATCGTCAGCACCCCGAACCCTAACGGCTGGGGAGCAAAGCTGTTCGGACGGCGATGGATACACTGGCATGCTCCATATCATCTGAACTACTTTACTCGGCATTCGATGAAGCGGTTGGCAGCTAAAGTCGGTTTTGACGTGGAATTCGTCAGGGTCGTAACCAATTCCGCATGGATTGAATATCAATGGGCGCACCTTGTGACCTTCCCCCGGCAAGGTCACGCATCGCCCTTCTGGGGGAGTGAAAAACTAAGCCTTCCCCAACGGATGGCGCTGAAGATGTTCCGGTTGATCGGCTACACAGGCGTAAATCATCTCATCGCACGCTTGGCGGATGCTTTCGGCGTTGGTGACAATGTTGTTTACGTGCTTCGCAAATCGTGA
- a CDS encoding MlaE family ABC transporter permease, translated as MVQSVIEFFATIGRFIINAFAALGRVTLFAATAIGRGLTPPYYPSRLAEQLAQIGWFSLPVVGLTAIFTGAALAQQIYTGGSRFNAESTVPAIVVIGMVRELAPVLAGLMVAGRVSSAMAAELGTMRVTEQLDAMVTLRTDPYRYLVAPRVLASTIALPLLVLVANSIGIFGGWLLATAKLGFNSANYLSVTREFLEMDDLVMSLVKAGVFGFAIGLMGCYNGFTSNGGAAGVGRATTNAVVSAFVLILLSNLILTVIAFG; from the coding sequence CTGGTGCAGAGCGTAATCGAGTTCTTCGCGACGATCGGGCGCTTCATCATCAACGCCTTTGCCGCGTTGGGGCGCGTGACGCTCTTTGCGGCGACCGCGATCGGGCGGGGGCTGACTCCGCCCTATTATCCGTCGCGCCTTGCCGAACAGCTTGCCCAGATCGGCTGGTTCTCGCTGCCCGTGGTGGGGCTGACGGCGATCTTCACCGGCGCTGCGCTGGCCCAGCAGATCTATACCGGCGGCTCCCGCTTCAACGCGGAATCGACCGTTCCCGCCATCGTCGTTATCGGCATGGTGCGCGAGCTTGCGCCCGTTCTCGCCGGGTTGATGGTTGCGGGGCGCGTGTCGTCGGCAATGGCGGCGGAACTTGGCACGATGCGCGTGACCGAGCAGCTTGACGCGATGGTGACGCTCAGGACCGATCCCTATCGCTACCTCGTCGCACCGCGCGTCCTCGCCAGCACCATCGCCCTGCCGCTGCTGGTGCTTGTCGCCAATTCGATCGGCATTTTCGGCGGCTGGCTGCTGGCGACGGCCAAGCTCGGCTTCAACAGCGCCAACTATCTGAGCGTCACCCGCGAGTTTCTGGAGATGGACGATCTGGTCATGTCGCTTGTGAAGGCGGGCGTGTTCGGTTTCGCCATCGGCCTGATGGGTTGCTACAACGGCTTCACCTCCAATGGCGGCGCGGCGGGTGTCGGCCGCGCGACGACAAACGCGGTGGTGTCGGCTTTCGTGCTGATCCTGCTTTCCAACCTCATCCTCACCGTGATCGCGTTCGGCTGA
- a CDS encoding flippase gives MDANLKNRDQHSLAVNSAWLIGDKVVRLGLNLIITIWLARHFGPEGFGVWNFASAFVALFGVFAVLGMDGIIVRELVTDKVNAGRILGTALAMRLTAATIAAMAAVAAAFGIRGAFDLATLLVALNSLTLVFQGSQIIEYHFQAEMRARAAVIAANVAFLVTSILRLLLLAMGAPIAWFGLSLAVEAALAACLLAFAYRRDRMHAPWSISLPLARRLLGQSWPLLLSGFAVMTYMRIDQIMLATMLDDHAVGVFSAALRVAEVWYFIPMAITGAAFPRMLEKRTADPTTYQRYTQGLYDGMAWLGLAVAVLVSLSAQRLIPLLYGQEYAQSAVILSIQIWAGIAVAMSYVHGRWLLAEGLQKYGLYYTLAGAATNISLNFLFIPRYGAVGAAWATLATQIGILPIQLAFRRGRGNFFMMLNAVAAPARLLRAVINASTVRSQVR, from the coding sequence ATGGACGCGAACTTGAAGAACCGTGATCAGCACAGCCTCGCTGTCAATTCGGCCTGGCTGATCGGGGACAAGGTTGTGCGTCTCGGCCTCAATCTGATCATCACGATCTGGCTTGCTCGGCATTTTGGCCCGGAGGGCTTCGGCGTCTGGAACTTCGCCTCTGCGTTCGTCGCGCTATTCGGCGTGTTCGCAGTGCTCGGGATGGACGGGATCATCGTCCGTGAGCTTGTGACAGATAAGGTCAATGCCGGGCGCATATTGGGAACCGCCCTGGCAATGAGGCTGACCGCAGCGACCATTGCCGCCATGGCGGCGGTTGCGGCGGCCTTCGGGATCAGAGGAGCGTTTGATCTGGCGACACTTCTCGTCGCCCTTAATTCCCTTACACTGGTGTTCCAGGGTTCCCAGATCATCGAGTATCATTTTCAGGCGGAGATGAGGGCGCGGGCGGCGGTGATAGCCGCGAACGTGGCTTTTCTGGTTACATCAATCCTGCGCCTGCTCCTGCTGGCCATGGGTGCCCCGATTGCGTGGTTCGGCCTATCCCTGGCGGTAGAGGCCGCGCTTGCTGCTTGTCTTCTGGCCTTTGCCTACCGGCGAGACCGGATGCACGCCCCCTGGTCGATCTCACTTCCTTTGGCAAGGCGATTGCTGGGGCAGAGTTGGCCTCTCCTTCTCTCCGGCTTCGCGGTGATGACTTATATGCGGATCGACCAGATCATGCTGGCAACGATGCTGGACGATCATGCGGTCGGCGTATTCTCAGCCGCGCTCCGGGTTGCCGAGGTATGGTATTTTATTCCCATGGCGATCACCGGTGCCGCATTTCCGCGTATGCTTGAGAAGCGGACGGCGGATCCGACCACCTATCAGCGCTATACTCAGGGGCTTTACGACGGCATGGCGTGGCTCGGCCTTGCGGTGGCGGTGCTCGTGAGCCTCTCTGCCCAGAGGCTGATTCCGCTGCTTTATGGACAGGAATACGCTCAGTCAGCGGTCATTCTTTCCATCCAGATATGGGCTGGCATAGCCGTAGCAATGTCCTATGTGCACGGTCGCTGGCTGCTGGCCGAAGGCCTGCAGAAGTATGGCTTATATTATACTCTGGCAGGCGCGGCTACGAACATCTCGCTGAACTTTCTGTTCATACCGAGATATGGAGCAGTCGGAGCCGCGTGGGCGACTCTGGCAACGCAGATCGGCATATTGCCCATCCAGTTAGCCTTCAGGAGAGGGCGCGGAAACTTTTTTATGATGCTCAATGCCGTCGCCGCTCCCGCACGCCTCTTGCGTGCTGTGATTAATGCCTCAACCGTGAGAAGCCAGGTCAGATAA
- the alr gene encoding alanine racemase, with protein MIADVPSRLLLDGDALVANWRWLAAKSGQARCGAAIKADGYGLGAIEVCRRLAAAGCRDFFVATWAEALALGRMPQGTTLSVLHGVRGGDLAHARAGLARPILNTPAQVVRWKEAGGGPCDVMVDTGMNRLGLSPQEAASGLLDGLMVETLMSHLACADEPAHALNRRQLQAFSALRQTVPANAYSLANSAGICLGADYAFDLTRPGLSIYGGVQVPDMEGRIRQVARPEVELLQVREISAGDSVGYNATFTAERSMRVGVLNLGYADGYLRGFSGQGRALAGERALPVLGRVSMDLTVIDLAAAPDLREGDHVTIDFDLPRASHQSGLSQYELLTGLGRRYHRVWS; from the coding sequence ATGATAGCCGATGTCCCCTCCCGCCTGCTGCTTGATGGCGATGCGCTGGTTGCGAACTGGCGCTGGCTGGCGGCCAAGAGCGGGCAAGCGCGTTGCGGGGCCGCGATAAAGGCCGACGGCTATGGCCTTGGCGCTATTGAAGTTTGCAGGCGGCTGGCGGCGGCGGGTTGCCGCGACTTCTTCGTCGCCACCTGGGCGGAGGCGCTTGCGCTTGGCCGCATGCCGCAGGGCACGACGCTGTCGGTCCTGCACGGCGTTCGCGGCGGCGATCTGGCCCATGCCCGCGCGGGGCTGGCGCGGCCGATCCTCAACACCCCCGCACAGGTCGTGCGGTGGAAGGAGGCGGGCGGCGGCCCCTGCGACGTGATGGTCGACACCGGGATGAACCGGCTGGGCCTTTCCCCGCAAGAGGCTGCCTCCGGCCTGCTCGACGGGCTGATGGTCGAAACGCTGATGAGCCATCTCGCCTGCGCGGATGAACCCGCCCATGCGCTCAACCGCCGCCAGCTCCAGGCCTTTTCGGCCCTTCGCCAGACGGTGCCCGCAAATGCCTATAGCCTCGCCAATTCGGCGGGTATTTGTCTCGGCGCGGACTATGCGTTCGACCTCACCCGGCCGGGCCTTTCCATCTATGGCGGCGTTCAGGTGCCCGATATGGAAGGGCGCATCCGTCAGGTCGCCCGGCCGGAGGTGGAGCTTCTTCAGGTGAGGGAAATCAGCGCCGGCGACAGCGTCGGCTATAACGCCACCTTCACCGCCGAACGGTCGATGCGGGTGGGCGTGCTCAACCTGGGATACGCCGACGGCTATCTCAGGGGCTTTTCCGGGCAGGGCCGCGCACTCGCCGGAGAGAGGGCGCTTCCGGTGCTCGGCCGCGTCTCGATGGACCTGACGGTTATCGACCTTGCCGCCGCGCCCGATCTTCGCGAAGGCGATCACGTGACCATCGACTTCGATCTGCCCCGCGCCAGCCACCAGTCCGGTCTCTCGCAATATGAGTTGCTTACCGGCCTTGGCCGCCGCTATCACCGCGTCTGGTCATAG
- a CDS encoding FkbM family methyltransferase, which translates to MMSLLNPRNFANHLRRRRLRLGPEIVQVDFLGTRILVKAREDVGQSMALGSFELDDLKYFFSTIRSDDSIFDIGANVGAYSIPLARSFPKANIFAFEPIPLNYSLILASSRINRVTNLSVFESCISDKSGTESFSIAEDSAYSSLIDTRRKGVFETVSVQTISIEDFCSQNSCIPNILKIDVEGAEMKVLKGASNIFSDSRFSPRMVMIELYDQNLRMFDTSIGDIVSIMSFYGYKASVIANGKKRPFEEAHHNIYYNVFFEK; encoded by the coding sequence ATGATGTCTCTTTTGAATCCACGCAACTTTGCCAATCATTTGCGCCGCAGGCGGCTACGACTCGGCCCAGAAATTGTTCAAGTGGATTTTCTTGGCACCCGAATACTTGTAAAGGCCAGAGAGGACGTTGGCCAAAGCATGGCTCTTGGAAGTTTTGAGCTAGATGACTTAAAATACTTCTTTTCCACTATAAGATCTGATGACTCTATATTTGATATTGGTGCAAATGTCGGGGCATATTCAATTCCTCTTGCGAGATCTTTCCCAAAAGCAAATATATTTGCTTTTGAACCTATACCTTTAAATTACTCTCTAATTCTTGCATCGTCTAGAATTAACAGGGTAACCAATTTATCTGTTTTTGAAAGTTGCATTAGCGACAAATCAGGAACTGAGTCGTTTTCTATCGCGGAAGATAGCGCGTACTCTTCTCTGATAGACACTCGTCGAAAGGGCGTCTTCGAAACCGTTTCCGTTCAAACAATATCCATAGAAGATTTCTGCAGCCAGAATTCCTGCATCCCTAATATATTGAAAATTGACGTTGAAGGTGCAGAAATGAAGGTATTGAAAGGAGCCAGTAATATCTTTTCTGATTCTCGTTTTAGTCCAAGAATGGTAATGATTGAGCTATACGACCAGAATTTGAGAATGTTTGACACATCCATAGGAGATATAGTTTCTATAATGAGCTTTTATGGATACAAAGCTAGTGTAATCGCAAATGGAAAGAAGCGGCCATTTGAAGAGGCGCATCACAACATATACTACAATGTTTTCTTTGAGAAATGA
- a CDS encoding helix-turn-helix domain-containing protein, with translation MAGERAVYMGPRLRRLRRDLGLTQADMAGDLDISPSYIALLERNQRPLTADMLLRLARTYRIDMADLAGDGATEYAARLQAALRDPMFTDLDLPKLQSEDVATNFPGMTEAFLRLYTAYQEEQLALADRDAETPRGGDGNARRTDAVAEARRFLTARRNSFPALDEAAEALAATVAEAGGFAPYIEARHELKVRRLPLEVMAGSIRRLDRHGRAVLLSEALDGAGQKFQLALQLVYLEMRQDVEKALKDGSFTTDNGERLARRALANYAAAAMIMPYAPFARAVEARRYDVEAISRQFGTSFEQTAHRLTTLQKPGHERVPFFFIKVDPAGNVSKRLDGAGFPFARHGGGCPLWSVHQVFRTPGEIVTQWLELPDGERYFSIARTVTSGGGAYGAPKVERAVALVCAAEHAHRLVHTSGQPAAAQAATPIGATCSLCHRTECGARSAPPIGRQVMPDDYRRADTPYGFADD, from the coding sequence ATGGCCGGCGAACGTGCGGTTTATATGGGCCCCCGCCTCAGGCGGCTGCGGCGCGACCTGGGCCTGACCCAAGCCGACATGGCCGGCGATCTGGACATATCACCCTCCTATATCGCGCTGTTGGAGCGCAACCAGCGGCCGCTGACGGCCGACATGCTGCTGCGGCTGGCGCGGACGTACCGGATCGACATGGCCGATCTGGCGGGAGACGGGGCCACCGAATATGCCGCGCGGCTGCAGGCGGCCCTTCGCGATCCGATGTTCACCGACCTGGACCTGCCCAAGCTGCAGAGCGAGGACGTCGCCACCAACTTTCCGGGCATGACGGAGGCTTTCCTGCGCCTCTACACCGCCTATCAGGAGGAGCAGCTCGCGCTTGCGGATCGCGATGCCGAAACCCCGCGGGGGGGAGACGGCAATGCCCGCCGGACGGATGCCGTGGCCGAGGCCCGGCGGTTCCTGACCGCGCGGCGCAACAGCTTTCCCGCGCTTGACGAGGCGGCCGAGGCGCTGGCCGCCACCGTCGCCGAGGCCGGCGGCTTTGCTCCCTATATCGAGGCGCGGCATGAACTTAAGGTGCGGCGGCTGCCGCTTGAAGTGATGGCCGGATCGATCAGGCGGCTGGATCGGCACGGGCGGGCCGTGCTGTTGAGCGAGGCGCTGGACGGAGCCGGCCAGAAGTTCCAGCTCGCGCTCCAGCTCGTCTATCTCGAAATGCGCCAGGATGTGGAGAAAGCGCTGAAGGACGGCAGCTTCACCACGGATAACGGCGAAAGGCTGGCGAGGCGGGCGCTCGCCAACTATGCGGCGGCCGCGATGATCATGCCCTATGCGCCCTTCGCCAGGGCGGTGGAGGCGCGCCGTTATGACGTGGAGGCGATCTCCAGGCAGTTCGGGACAAGCTTCGAGCAGACGGCCCATCGACTGACGACCCTGCAAAAGCCCGGCCACGAGCGGGTGCCCTTCTTCTTCATCAAGGTGGACCCGGCCGGCAATGTCTCGAAACGGCTGGACGGGGCGGGCTTTCCCTTTGCCCGGCACGGCGGCGGCTGCCCTTTGTGGTCGGTCCATCAGGTGTTCCGCACCCCGGGCGAGATCGTCACCCAATGGCTGGAACTGCCCGACGGCGAGCGCTATTTCTCGATCGCGCGAACGGTGACATCGGGCGGCGGGGCCTATGGCGCGCCCAAGGTGGAACGGGCCGTGGCGCTGGTGTGCGCGGCCGAACACGCCCACCGCCTCGTCCACACGAGCGGCCAGCCCGCCGCCGCGCAGGCCGCGACTCCGATCGGCGCGACATGCAGCCTGTGCCACCGGACGGAGTGCGGCGCCCGCTCCGCCCCGCCGATCGGGCGGCAGGTGATGCCGGACGACTATCGCCGGGCCGACACGCCCTATGGCTTTGCGGATGACTGA
- the gmd gene encoding GDP-mannose 4,6-dehydratase, with the protein MSRKRALITGVTGQDGAYLSELLLSKGYEVHGVKRRASLFNTDRIDHLYQDPHVDDQRFVLHYGDLTDSTNLIRLIQQVQPDEIYNLAAMSHVAVSFETPEYTANADAIGTLRILEAIRILGLEKKTRFYQASTSELYGLVREVPQTEQTPFYPRSPYAVAKLYGYWITVNYREAYGMYACNGILFNHESPLRGETFVTRKITRAIARIALGLQDCLYLGNLSALRDWGHARDYVEMQWLMLQQDEPDDFVIATGVQYSVRQFVELAAAELGITIAFEGEGEKEVGVIATVSGDKAIVKPGQVILRVDPRYYRPTEVETLLGDPSKAKAKLGWEPRVSLRELVSEMVAADYTAAERDTLVKQAGFRAYDYHE; encoded by the coding sequence ATGTCAAGAAAGCGCGCTCTGATTACGGGTGTCACCGGTCAGGACGGGGCCTATCTATCTGAGTTGCTGTTGTCGAAGGGATATGAAGTTCACGGCGTCAAGCGTCGAGCCTCGCTTTTCAATACCGATCGCATCGACCACCTCTACCAGGACCCCCATGTCGATGATCAGCGCTTCGTTCTTCATTATGGTGACCTGACCGACAGCACCAACCTGATCCGCCTCATCCAGCAGGTCCAGCCGGACGAAATCTATAATCTTGCGGCAATGAGCCATGTCGCGGTGAGCTTCGAGACGCCTGAATATACCGCGAACGCCGACGCGATCGGCACGCTTCGTATCCTTGAGGCGATCCGGATTCTCGGCTTAGAGAAGAAGACGCGCTTTTATCAGGCGTCGACGTCGGAGCTTTACGGCTTGGTTCGGGAAGTGCCCCAGACCGAACAGACACCATTTTACCCCCGCAGCCCATATGCGGTGGCGAAGCTCTATGGTTACTGGATTACCGTGAACTATCGCGAAGCTTATGGGATGTATGCCTGCAACGGTATATTGTTCAACCACGAAAGTCCGCTACGGGGCGAGACCTTCGTCACGCGCAAGATTACGCGCGCGATCGCACGCATTGCGCTTGGGCTTCAGGACTGCCTCTACCTCGGCAACCTGTCCGCACTACGAGACTGGGGACATGCCCGCGACTATGTCGAAATGCAGTGGCTGATGCTGCAGCAAGACGAGCCGGACGATTTCGTCATAGCCACTGGTGTGCAATACAGCGTCCGCCAGTTCGTGGAACTGGCGGCGGCAGAGCTTGGTATAACGATCGCGTTTGAAGGAGAAGGGGAAAAAGAAGTCGGCGTGATCGCCACAGTTTCGGGCGACAAGGCGATTGTGAAACCTGGCCAGGTCATCCTGCGGGTCGATCCGCGCTATTACCGCCCGACCGAGGTGGAAACATTGCTGGGCGACCCATCTAAAGCGAAAGCGAAGCTGGGCTGGGAACCTAGGGTTTCGCTACGCGAACTGGTAAGCGAGATGGTCGCTGCAGATTATACCGCGGCCGAGCGCGATACGCTTGTCAAACAGGCCGGCTTCCGAGCCTATGACTATCACGAATAG